A window of Methanobrevibacter ruminantium contains these coding sequences:
- a CDS encoding cysteine peptidase family C39 domain-containing protein — protein MLKINRSILIICIVSLFLIIGQISASDTDSMKIKDTIHNDLSLDQLNDSDMDNLESDEMEETAQTETETIDEIVEEKQKDTTGVVMANDNYSCGPASLATALNRNGLNLSLNEVSKHTNTSLNGTSMQSLIDAAKYYGFSAYGVEVDTKGLNENNIVHLNINGCEHWTVISKVTDTHIFLADSTEGNINFTLDEFNSYFSKKAIILANNSLNDLKNDLISNQITILNKDQCLKISGKGLKKKVVGYRIVWKYGWRQKYGWILRPKVVGGHVSFTQWVYVKGYHAVWGKYKVKEPIYKYYFVSDDAMTSAKIKK, from the coding sequence ATGTTGAAAATAAATAGAAGCATTTTAATCATATGCATTGTATCATTGTTTTTAATAATCGGCCAAATCTCTGCAAGCGATACCGATTCAATGAAAATTAAGGATACAATCCACAATGATTTAAGTTTAGATCAATTGAATGATTCAGATATGGATAATCTTGAATCTGATGAAATGGAAGAAACAGCACAAACGGAAACAGAAACTATCGATGAAATAGTTGAAGAAAAGCAAAAGGACACAACAGGAGTTGTTATGGCCAATGACAATTACAGTTGTGGACCTGCATCTCTTGCCACTGCATTAAACCGAAATGGGCTTAATCTCAGCTTAAATGAAGTGTCCAAACATACAAATACAAGTTTGAATGGAACAAGCATGCAATCCTTGATTGATGCTGCAAAATACTATGGCTTCAGCGCTTATGGAGTTGAAGTTGATACCAAGGGCCTTAATGAAAACAACATAGTTCATTTGAATATCAATGGATGTGAGCATTGGACAGTAATAAGCAAGGTAACAGACACTCATATATTTTTAGCTGATTCAACTGAAGGAAACATTAATTTCACCCTTGATGAATTCAATTCATACTTTTCCAAAAAAGCAATCATCCTCGCCAATAATAGTCTAAATGACTTGAAGAATGACTTGATTTCAAACCAGATCACCATCTTAAACAAGGACCAATGCTTGAAAATCTCTGGAAAAGGTTTGAAGAAGAAGGTTGTTGGTTATAGAATAGTTTGGAAATACGGTTGGAGACAAAAATACGGTTGGATTTTAAGGCCTAAAGTGGTTGGAGGCCATGTATCATTTACCCAATGGGTATATGTTAAGGGATATCATGCTGTTTGGGGAAAATACAAAGTAAAAGAGCCTATTTACAAGTATTATTTTGTATCTGATGATGCGATGACAAGCGCTAAAATCAAAAAGTAA